The following are from one region of the Staphylococcus schleiferi genome:
- a CDS encoding putative holin-like toxin, with the protein MISIADTLMIMLGFGSFTVALIHLVVSINNKSKK; encoded by the coding sequence ATGATTAGTATTGCAGATACACTAATGATTATGTTAGGGTTCGGTTCATTTACCGTAGCGCTCATACATTTAGTGGTCTCAATCAATAATAAATCCAAAAAATAA
- a CDS encoding ISL3 family transposase, with product MYNDISEMLGIKVKNLKITQNLGLHVHKNVKALLYEGQLTYHPSACACCGIKNDAHLIIKHGFRKTKVYMGLIFERPAYLKLKKQRFYCKACQQTFTAQTPYIQPRCTISNEVKRMMTRKLSKVISEKDVAESLCVSPSTVHRHLKEVSDSVKTQAHHVLAEHLAFDEFKSTEDVEGAMSFIYCDSVTHDIIDILPDRRKHKLEDCFLKFSRKQRERVKTISNVGIA from the coding sequence ATGTATAATGATATATCAGAAATGCTTGGAATTAAAGTCAAAAATTTAAAAATCACTCAAAATCTAGGATTACATGTACATAAAAACGTAAAGGCATTATTATACGAAGGCCAATTGACATATCATCCCAGTGCTTGTGCGTGTTGTGGAATTAAAAATGATGCCCATTTAATTATTAAACACGGTTTTCGTAAAACGAAAGTTTATATGGGATTAATTTTTGAAAGACCTGCCTATTTAAAATTGAAGAAACAGCGCTTTTACTGTAAAGCTTGTCAACAAACCTTTACAGCTCAAACACCTTATATTCAACCCCGATGTACCATCTCAAATGAGGTCAAACGCATGATGACCCGGAAACTATCTAAAGTCATCTCTGAAAAGGATGTCGCTGAAAGTCTATGTGTATCACCTTCAACTGTCCATCGCCATTTAAAAGAGGTAAGTGATTCGGTGAAGACGCAGGCACATCATGTTTTAGCTGAGCACTTAGCTTTTGACGAATTCAAATCAACGGAAGATGTCGAAGGTGCGATGAGCTTTATTTACTGTGATAGTGTAACCCATGATATCATCGATATTTTACCTGATCGTCGCAAACATAAATTAGAAGACTGTTTTTTAAAGTTCTCTAGAAAGCAACGTGAAAGAGTGAAAACCATCTCTAATGTCGGCATAGCGTGA
- a CDS encoding beta-channel forming cytolysin, producing MKKNRLLKSVAAFSLIASFIVAEQQDVFAANDFEDIGDNAQVIKRTQDISSKRWGVTQNIQFDFIKDPKYDKDALIIKTQGYIKPRTTYQRNFQYKSVFQMYWPFQYNVSIKLADKNTNIINYLPKNKTDSVDVKETLGYTVGGTFKPDPFININGSSNYTKTISYNQSNYVSEVEQQNSKNVAWGVKANEFYRDGKRVSAYDDYLFFGGNTYHDSPRDYFVPDNQLPPLVLSGFNPSFLTTVSHDKNSSETSEIEISLGRNMDITNVWRHIPDPYSNYLVAKRTHNAFVNRNFTVKYEVNWKTHEIKVKGKN from the coding sequence ATGAAGAAAAATAGACTTTTAAAAAGTGTAGCAGCTTTTAGTTTAATTGCATCATTTATTGTCGCTGAACAACAAGACGTTTTTGCAGCAAATGATTTTGAAGACATTGGAGACAATGCACAAGTCATTAAAAGGACACAAGATATTAGTAGTAAAAGATGGGGTGTAACACAAAATATTCAGTTTGATTTTATAAAAGACCCTAAATATGATAAGGATGCTTTAATTATTAAAACGCAAGGATACATAAAACCCCGTACAACCTATCAAAGAAATTTCCAATATAAAAGTGTCTTTCAAATGTATTGGCCGTTCCAATATAATGTTTCAATAAAACTGGCTGATAAGAATACAAATATTATTAATTACTTACCAAAAAATAAAACGGATTCTGTAGATGTTAAAGAAACATTAGGATACACAGTTGGTGGTACATTTAAGCCAGATCCATTTATAAACATCAACGGATCTTCCAACTACACAAAAACAATTAGTTATAATCAATCAAACTATGTCAGTGAAGTAGAGCAACAAAACTCTAAAAATGTCGCTTGGGGTGTTAAGGCAAACGAATTTTATAGAGATGGAAAAAGAGTTTCTGCTTATGATGACTATTTATTCTTTGGTGGCAACACATATCATGATTCACCAAGAGACTATTTTGTACCGGATAATCAATTACCACCATTAGTATTAAGTGGATTTAATCCTTCTTTCCTAACAACAGTGTCACATGATAAGAATTCGAGTGAAACTTCAGAAATAGAAATTTCACTTGGTAGAAATATGGATATTACAAATGTTTGGAGACATATACCAGATCCTTATTCAAATTACTTAGTTGCTAAAAGAACACATAACGCATTTGTGAATCGTAATTTCACAGTCAAATATGAAGTGAATTGGAAAACACATGAAATTAAAGTGAAAGGTAAAAATTAA
- a CDS encoding beta-channel forming cytolysin → MKINKMIKTTILTSTAFLLLTSHAFAEEAIQPVKVEKVNDKTTIYKTTATADSDKYKISQILNLNFIKDKTYDKDTLIVKATGNINSGFQKADPNDYYSSHLLWGGQYNVALTAENNDSTSIVDYAPKNQNENFQVQQILSYGGGGDINISNKLSGGLNGKYTFSETINYKQENYRTIINRKTNDKHVGWGVEAHKIMNNGWGPYSRDADDNGGRFGNELFMKSRTQSGNAGLNFIPEHQMPLLSRGNFNPEFLGVLTHKEDDKQKTKLKVTYQAETDLYKIYWDGFFWAGQNQKRFGIRTFSAVYEIDWQNHSAKLVEEVSKPY, encoded by the coding sequence ATGAAAATAAATAAAATGATTAAAACAACAATCCTTACATCAACAGCATTTCTATTACTTACAAGCCATGCATTTGCAGAAGAAGCGATTCAACCTGTTAAGGTGGAAAAAGTTAACGACAAAACAACAATTTATAAAACAACAGCCACTGCTGACTCTGATAAATACAAAATATCTCAAATATTAAATTTAAACTTTATTAAAGATAAAACTTACGATAAAGATACACTCATCGTTAAAGCTACTGGTAATATTAATTCTGGATTCCAAAAGGCAGATCCCAATGATTATTATTCATCTCACTTGCTTTGGGGTGGACAATATAATGTCGCATTAACTGCGGAAAATAATGACTCAACATCAATTGTTGATTATGCACCTAAAAATCAAAATGAAAATTTTCAAGTTCAACAAATATTAAGCTATGGTGGGGGAGGAGATATTAATATTTCTAACAAACTCTCTGGCGGTTTGAATGGAAAATATACTTTCTCAGAAACTATTAATTATAAGCAAGAGAATTATAGAACAATTATTAATAGAAAAACGAATGATAAACATGTGGGATGGGGAGTAGAAGCCCATAAAATTATGAATAATGGCTGGGGCCCTTATAGCCGTGATGCTGATGATAATGGTGGTAGATTTGGAAATGAATTATTCATGAAGTCAAGAACTCAAAGTGGTAATGCAGGTCTAAACTTTATCCCAGAACATCAAATGCCATTATTATCACGTGGAAACTTCAACCCAGAATTTTTAGGTGTTTTAACGCATAAAGAAGACGATAAACAGAAAACAAAATTAAAAGTTACATATCAAGCCGAAACAGATTTGTATAAAATTTATTGGGATGGATTTTTCTGGGCAGGCCAAAATCAAAAAAGATTTGGAATAAGAACATTTAGTGCTGTATACGAAATTGATTGGCAAAATCATAGTGCTAAATTAGTAGAGGAAGTTTCAAAACCTTATTAA
- a CDS encoding beta-channel forming cytolysin has translation MKKSRLLKSVAIFSLMASFIVAQQHEVLAASAYQDIGDNAQVIKRTKDISSHKWGVTQNIQFDFIKDPKYNKDALIVKTQGFVKSRTRYQRNRQLPYIAQMLWPFQYNLALKVDDQNASIINFLPKNRTDSIDVKETLGYTIGGSFKTDSSLNINGSSNYTKTISYNQSSYVSEVANQNSKNVAWAVKANEFNIDGTKVSAYDKFLFFGGNSIRNKARDFFVSDSELPPLVLSGFNPAFLTTISHDPNTSETSQIEISLGRNLDVTSIWRQIPDSHASYIDASRAHNAFTNRNFIVKYEINWKTHEIKVKG, from the coding sequence ATGAAGAAGAGTAGACTTTTAAAAAGTGTGGCAATTTTTAGTCTAATGGCATCTTTTATTGTCGCACAACAGCACGAAGTTTTAGCGGCAAGTGCTTACCAAGATATTGGTGACAATGCACAAGTGATTAAAAGAACTAAAGATATTAGCAGTCACAAATGGGGAGTAACTCAAAATATTCAATTCGATTTTATTAAAGACCCAAAATATAATAAAGATGCTTTGATTGTGAAAACACAGGGTTTTGTTAAATCTAGAACGCGATACCAAAGAAATCGTCAACTTCCATATATTGCGCAAATGCTTTGGCCATTTCAATATAATTTAGCGCTTAAAGTGGATGATCAAAATGCGAGTATTATCAACTTTTTACCTAAAAATAGAACGGATTCTATTGATGTAAAAGAAACACTCGGCTATACCATCGGTGGTTCATTTAAAACGGATTCATCATTGAATATTAATGGATCATCCAATTACACAAAAACAATTAGTTATAATCAATCCAGTTATGTTAGTGAAGTAGCAAATCAAAATTCAAAAAATGTGGCGTGGGCAGTTAAAGCAAATGAATTTAATATAGATGGTACAAAAGTGTCAGCTTATGATAAATTTCTCTTTTTCGGTGGGAATTCTATACGCAATAAAGCCAGAGATTTCTTTGTATCTGACAGCGAACTACCGCCATTAGTATTAAGCGGTTTTAATCCAGCATTTTTAACAACGATTTCGCATGATCCAAATACAAGCGAAACATCTCAAATTGAAATTTCATTAGGCAGAAATTTAGATGTCACAAGTATATGGAGACAGATACCAGATTCACATGCAAGCTATATCGATGCGAGTCGTGCACACAATGCGTTTACAAACCGTAATTTTATAGTAAAATATGAGATTAATTGGAAAACGCATGAAATTAAAGTGAAAGGGTAG
- a CDS encoding beta-channel forming cytolysin: MKINHLIKTTILTSATFLLLSAQALAAQEVSSVKASAADGNTTIFKTTATADADRFKISQILDFNFIEDKNYNKETLILKATGTINSGYIKPNPNDYNSSVLPWAGKYNVTLSALKGDSTTLVDYAPKNETDQFQVQKTLSYGGGGDINVSNNPTGSLNGKYSFSETISYKQKNYRTYINQGTDYKQVSWGVEANKFMNNGWGPYGRDAEDNGGTYGNELFLAKRNSNANAGQNFIPEYQIPLLARGNFNPEFLGVFSHKNNDQKKTRLKVTYQRETDFYEILWNGFFWKGENYKNYDPKTFTTIYEVDWQNHTAKSIKSWTDGK; the protein is encoded by the coding sequence ATGAAAATAAATCATCTGATTAAAACAACCATTCTCACTTCAGCCACATTCTTATTACTTTCAGCTCAAGCCTTAGCAGCACAAGAGGTTTCATCAGTAAAAGCTTCAGCGGCTGATGGCAATACGACGATTTTTAAAACGACAGCTACTGCAGATGCAGATCGCTTCAAAATTTCACAAATATTGGATTTTAACTTTATTGAGGATAAAAATTACAATAAAGAAACTTTAATTCTGAAAGCTACAGGAACGATCAATTCAGGCTATATCAAACCCAATCCTAATGACTATAACAGCTCAGTATTACCATGGGCAGGCAAATACAACGTAACTTTAAGTGCTTTAAAAGGTGATTCAACGACACTTGTGGATTATGCACCAAAAAATGAGACAGATCAATTTCAAGTTCAGAAAACACTCAGCTATGGCGGTGGAGGGGATATTAATGTCTCTAATAATCCAACAGGAAGTTTGAATGGCAAATATTCTTTTTCAGAAACGATTAGTTATAAGCAAAAGAATTATCGGACATATATTAATCAAGGAACGGATTATAAACAAGTGAGCTGGGGTGTAGAAGCGAATAAATTCATGAATAATGGTTGGGGTCCTTATGGTAGAGATGCTGAAGACAATGGGGGCACCTATGGTAATGAGTTGTTTTTAGCTAAAAGAAATAGTAATGCGAATGCAGGTCAAAACTTTATTCCTGAATACCAAATCCCATTGTTGGCGCGTGGCAACTTTAATCCTGAATTTTTAGGTGTATTTTCACATAAAAACAATGATCAGAAAAAAACACGTCTCAAAGTGACCTACCAGCGTGAAACAGATTTTTATGAAATCTTATGGAATGGTTTCTTTTGGAAAGGCGAAAACTATAAAAATTACGATCCAAAAACTTTCACAACAATATATGAGGTTGACTGGCAAAATCACACGGCTAAATCGATAAAGTCATGGACAGATGGTAAATAA
- a CDS encoding beta-class phenol-soluble modulin: MEELFKSITDIVTSAIGQDWTSMGVAIVGTVQHGVELVGKLLGLG; this comes from the coding sequence ATGGAAGAATTATTCAAATCTATTACTGATATTGTGACTTCTGCAATTGGACAAGATTGGACAAGCATGGGCGTTGCGATTGTGGGTACAGTACAACATGGCGTAGAATTAGTAGGTAAACTTTTAGGTCTTGGCTAA
- the ulaG gene encoding L-ascorbate 6-phosphate lactonase, whose protein sequence is MSHVTEITKEKWIMNTFPEWGTWLNEEIESEIVEKGTFAMWWLGCTGIWLKTYEDTNILCDLWCGTGKRTKKVQKMKQGHQMQRMSGCQNLQPNLRVQPFVIDPFEIRTADALVVTHIHSDHLDIHTAAAILQNSRHDVPFIGPKEVVNIWKSWGVPEERCIVVKPGDTVQVKSVEIQVLEAFDRTALVTADPSITLKDKMPVDMDQIAVNYLFKTSGGTLYHAGDSHYSNAFAKHGNENDVNVVIGAYGENPRGITDKVTSVDMLRMAESLKADVVIPVHHDIWSNFQADPKELLLLWESKKNRLKYNFKPYIWQVGGKFVFPKDKDDFEYHYPRGFDDVFSTDNDLPFPSFL, encoded by the coding sequence ATGAGTCATGTCACTGAAATTACGAAAGAAAAATGGATAATGAACACGTTTCCTGAATGGGGAACCTGGCTTAACGAAGAGATTGAAAGTGAAATCGTTGAAAAGGGAACATTTGCGATGTGGTGGCTAGGTTGTACCGGAATATGGCTTAAAACATATGAAGATACGAATATTTTATGTGATTTATGGTGTGGAACTGGAAAGCGTACGAAAAAAGTTCAAAAGATGAAACAGGGTCACCAAATGCAACGAATGAGCGGTTGCCAAAATTTACAACCTAACTTAAGGGTTCAACCTTTTGTCATCGATCCTTTTGAAATAAGAACAGCGGATGCACTTGTTGTGACACATATTCATTCAGATCATCTCGATATCCATACAGCGGCTGCTATATTACAAAATAGTCGTCATGATGTGCCATTTATTGGGCCTAAAGAAGTGGTGAATATTTGGAAATCATGGGGCGTACCCGAGGAACGTTGTATCGTAGTCAAACCTGGCGATACCGTGCAAGTCAAAAGTGTTGAAATTCAAGTGTTAGAAGCATTTGATAGAACGGCTTTAGTTACAGCGGATCCTTCAATTACTTTAAAAGATAAAATGCCAGTAGATATGGATCAGATTGCAGTTAATTATCTATTTAAAACTTCTGGTGGTACTTTGTATCATGCAGGTGACTCACATTATTCTAACGCTTTTGCAAAGCATGGAAATGAAAATGATGTGAATGTCGTGATAGGGGCTTATGGTGAAAATCCACGTGGGATTACAGACAAAGTGACATCTGTAGATATGCTGAGAATGGCAGAAAGCTTAAAAGCGGATGTTGTGATTCCTGTTCATCACGATATTTGGTCTAATTTCCAAGCAGATCCTAAAGAATTATTACTGTTATGGGAAAGTAAGAAAAATCGGTTAAAGTACAATTTTAAACCTTATATTTGGCAAGTAGGAGGTAAATTTGTATTTCCAAAAGATAAAGATGATTTTGAATACCATTATCCTAGAGGTTTTGATGATGTATTTTCAACGGATAATGATTTACCTTTTCCTTCGTTTCTATAA
- a CDS encoding PTS transporter subunit IIC, with the protein MQIFINGFTWFSNNILSKPEFFIGIIVFIGYALLKKKFYECFAGFIKATA; encoded by the coding sequence ATGCAAATATTTATAAATGGCTTTACGTGGTTTAGTAACAACATTTTGTCTAAACCAGAATTTTTCATTGGTATTATAGTCTTTATTGGGTATGCTTTGCTGAAAAAGAAATTTTACGAATGCTTTGCAGGATTTATTAAAGCAACAGCATAA